The genomic DNA AGGAAAACGGGATTTTCAAGATGTGGTACTGCTCCCGCGCATCGCAGGACTACCGCAACGGCGCCGGCTCGTACCGTATCCGCTACGCAGAGTCGCCCGACGGCAGAACCTGGACCCGCCATGATGATGCGGGTATCGCACCGTCAGCCGAAGGCTGGGACTCGCTGATGACCTGCTACCCGTTCATCTTCCAGAGCGGCGAGCGCACCTACATGCTGTACAACGGCAACCGTTTCGGGACCAGCGGCTTCGGCCTGGCCCAGTGGAGTGATGATGAATAACGAACAGCTTCAAAACGAAGTCTACAAACTCGAATCCACTGCATCGGATTTGCAGTACGCCTTTCGTGACAAGTTGCGCGACATGTACCTGAACAGCCCGCTCTCGGACGACGACGTGCTTTTCAATATCGGCCTGTATACCCGCAGCTCAGTATTGGTGAAGTTCATCGTCTTGAGCGACCTGTACAAACGCTTCAAGCATATCCCGGGGATGATCTGCGAGTTTGGCACCTGGTACGGCCACAACCTGGTGCTGCTGGAGAATCTGAGGGCGATGTACGAACCGTTCAACAAACAGCGACAGATCGTCGGCTTCGACACCTTTGAAGGTTACTGCGCACCGGGTGAAAAAGACTGCAAGGAAAGCGGTGTGTGGGTTGAGAACTCCTACTCCACCAAAGCCAGTTACAAGGATTACCTGAACGAACTGTTGCAGGTGCACGAAGGCAACAACGTGCTGGGACACAAGCGCGGGGTACATCAACTGGTTGCGGGGGACGTCTGTCAGACCGCGCCCGAATTCTTCAAGAACAACGGCTCGGCCATCGTCGCCTTCGCCTACTTCGACATGGGTCTGTACGAGCCAACACTGGCAGCGCTCAAGGCGATCAAGCCACACCTGGTTTCCGGCAGCATGCTATTGATGGACGAGCTGACATGGGCTCAAGCACCAGGCGAAGCGCTGGCCTTCAAAGAAGTCTTCACCCCTTCCGAATACACACTGGAGAAGTGCGAGCTGTACCCCTCCAAATGCATTGTCACGATCAGGTGAAGCGCCCATGATTTCCAGCGAGGTATTCGACCGGCGCATGGCGGAGCAAGGCTGGGTGATTTTCGAGAGCGCCATCCCGATCGCTATCGTCGAGCAGATGCGTGAAGACATCCACAAGGCCTATGCAATCTGCCGCGACTACCAGATCAAGAACGGCATCGATCAGGACACCAGTAACACCGTGCACCACCTGATCGGCCAGTTTGACAGTTTTCTCGACTGCCTGAAGGCCTACCCTATCTATGCCTTCATCGAGCGCTATTTCGGCGGGCAGTTCATCCTCAACTCGTATGGCGGGGCAATCAACACCCGCGACAGCCAGTCTTACGCCCAGCGCGTTCACCGGGATATACGTTCTTTTTCAGGTGATATGCCGTTGCTGCTGAACACGCTGGTGATGCTCGACGACTTCACCGCCGCCAATGGCGCGACCTGGATGCTCTCCGGTTCGCACAAGGCCGAAGCCAAGCCGACCGACGACTATTTCATGGCCCACGCCGAACAGGCTATCGCACCGGCCGGCAGCATCCTGATGTTCAATTCCAATGTCTGGCATGCCGGCGGCAGCAACGTTACCGACCAAGTGCGCCGCTCGGTCACGCCGATGTTTTCCAAGCCGTTCATCAAGCAGCAATTCGACTACCCGCGAGCCCTGGGTTATGACCTGGGGCCAAACCTCGACCCGATGATGCGCCAGGTCATCGGCTATAACGCGCGGGTACCCGCAACGCTGGACGAGTGGTATCAGCCACCCGCCAGGCGCATGTATCACTCCAACCAGGGTTAACCATGTCACGCGACCTGAACACCGAGTACCAGGACACGGAAAACCGCCTGTACGCCTACGATTTCGACTACATCCACCGCGACTACATGCTCAAGGCGCTCAACGGGCAGTTTCGCCCTGGAAATGCGCTGGAAATGGGATGCTATCACGGCGAGTTCACCAAAAAGTTGCTGCAGGTCTTCGATGACGTGACCGTGCTTGAAGGGGCCACCGACCTGATCGAAGTCGCCCGCAAGAACGTTGCCGATGCGCGCGCAACCTTCATCCTGGGTCGGTTCGAAGACACTACCCTGGAGCGTCGCTTCGACAACATTTTCCTGATCCATACGCTTGAACATCTCACCGAGCCGCAGCCGGTGCTCAAGAGGATACGCGAGTGGCTGGCGCCGGGCGGCCGGCTGTTCATCGTAGTGCCTAATGCCAATGCGGCGTCACGGCAGATCGCGGTGGGCATGGGGCTGATCGACTTCAATGCGGCTGTTACCGATGGCGAGCGCAAGCACGGCCACCGCTGCACCTACAGCCTCGACACACTTGAGCACGAGGCGTTACAGGCCGGCTTCCAAGTGACCCAGCGCGGCGGCATCCTGTTCAAGCCGATGGCCAACTTTCAGTTCGATGCAGCCTTGCGTGCCGGCATCATCGACCAGGCGTTCTTCGAAGGCTGTTACAAGATGGGCATGAAATACCCGGACCTCACTGCGAGTATCTATGTAGTCTGCCAGGCTTGAACCTCAGAGGTAATCGTAGGCCGCCAAGTGCGGCCCGATGCCCTCGGCGCCGACCTCCATCAGGGCATCGATGATCGACAGGTACGGTGTGAAACCCTCGCAGCGTTGGCGATAGGCAAGTACCCGCATACCGATGAAACGCAGATCGATATTGACGTCGGCGAACCTGTCCGGCTCATAGAGCGCACGCCCGCCCTGGGCATTGATATAGCAGGTCGCACCTTCGTGGCGGCAGATATCCAGAATCCGCGCCTGCGCCGTAAGTTGAGCGTTGCCGTAGACCTGGCTGCTGGTAACGAGCCGCGTCGTTTGGCCCATGAAGTTGGCCAACACCTGAATTTGATGACTCAGAAAACCCGCGAGGTTGTTGTCTTCGTGCGCCAGAATACGCTCGACCACTGGAAACACCTGATCGAAACAGGGTGCCTTGCGATAGGCCATTTCCACGCTGCGCAGCATGCGTCGTTGCCACTGGGCAGCAGGTGCAATTTCTATTTCGTTGATCTTGCGGTTTTGCGAGGCCTGCAACAACGGCAGCGTGATCAGCCCTGGCGCGCCGTTGATCAGGATGCGATTGCGATTGATCCATCCTCGCGTGATGAAGTTCACGTCATCGTAGACCACGAAGCAATCTGCAGCCTTCAATAGCTGCCAGTAGCCAATGTAGGGAAACAGGTACGGCTGCATGATCGCCACCCTGGTCATGCACCGGCCCCGGCGATCAACCCGATAATGAAGTCCACGGTACCGAAATCGAGGTCAGGATAGATCGGTAGGCAGATCACCTGCTCCACCACCTGATGCGCTACCGGCAGGTTGTCGGCGCTGGACGATGGATACCCGCGGTACATCGGCAGGCCACTGATCAGGGGCTGGAAATAACGCCGCCCATGAATGTTGTGGGCGGCGAGGTGCGAGAAAAGTACATCACGGCCAAGAGCAAACTCAGGCCCTACCAGTATCGGAAAGTACGCATGATTGGCGACTGCCTCGCCCCTCCCCTCGATACAGCGAATACCCGCAATCCCCGCAAGCCCTTCGCGATAACGCTGGTCGATCAGCCGCCGCTTCCCCAGCGCTTCATCCACGCCCTCCAGTTGCAACAGGCCAAAGGCTGCGTGAATTTCGCTGAGCTTGCCGTTGGTGCCGGTCAGTTCTACGGTGCTTCCGTCGGGAGACAGACCAAAGTTCTTCAACTGGTCGATGCGCCGCTTGGTCGCCTCGTCGCGACAGATGACAGCGCCGCCCTCGAAGGTGCTGAACACCTTGGTAGCGTGGAAGCTCAGGGTCACGAGGTCGCCGTGGCGTAACAGGCTGCCGTTTGCATCCTCAACACCGAAAGCATGTGCCGCGTCATAGATCACCTGCAGGCCATGGCGCTCGGCAATCGCGCTTATCGCCTCGACATCACAGGGATGCCCATAGCAGTGTACAGGCAGTATGGCTGTGGTCTTGTCGGTAATGGCCGCTTCGATGCGTGCCGGGTCAAGGTTCAGGGTGTGCGGGTCGATATCGACGAACACCGGCGTCAGGTTGTTCCATAGCAGCGAATGAGCAGTGGCAACAAAGGAGTACGGCGTGGTGATCACCTCACCGCTGAGCCCGGCCGCCTGCAACGCTGTGATCAGCGCCTGGGTACCGTTGCAGAATAGCGAAATGTGTTCCACGCCCAGGTAAGCGCACAGCGCCGCTTCCAGTCGCTGGTGCATGGCTGCGCCATTGGTCAGCATGCGGCTGTCCCAAATTTCCCGCAGGTATGGCATGAAAGCCTCCAGCTCGGGCAATGCGGGCTGGGTCACGAAAACGGGGGGCCGACCATTCATGAGCGGTGTTCCTGCGGCCGGCGGCGGTGGCCGGCCTTGTGTTGTTCAGGCGTGGGCATACTGCGCAATGTCAGAGCGCCTTGTCGAATTCATGCCGCGCCCAGAAGTCGCGCATGATTGCCCAGCAGCGTCGGGATTCACCTTGTGCGGCGGCGCCGTAGAGCACCTGGCATTGCTCGCCGTGAATACGGAAGCTACTCAGTGGCTGGACCAGATAAACGGTGTTGCCGCGCAGTGCGAGGTTGAGAAAAATCGCCACGTCGGAGGCCCAGGCGATGGGTTGTTCGTCTACCGACATGAAGTCCGGAGTGATTTCCAGCATATCGGCCCGGCGGAACATGACCGTGCTCGGCTCGCCAACGAAATTGATCTGCGACTGCATGAGTGCGGTGCCCAGCGACAGGCCTTCGATCATCGCATCGTCTGCCACGGGGGCTTGGGTTGCGGCGATATCGGCCAGCGGCTCGCCGTACTGGTCGATGCGCTGGCGCTTGGAGGTTACAAGCGTAACGTCTGGATAACTGCGGAAGCTGTCGAGCATCCGCTCCACGCATTCGAGTTCCAGCAGGTCGTCGTCGTTGAGAAACTTGATGAATTCGCCGCGAGCCTCTTTCAGGCAAAGGACATGGTTTAGACGGCCAATGTCCTTTCCGGCATCTGGGTTGCGCACATAACGAACGCGCGGGTCGTCCTGACTCAGGTCGGCGCAGATCCTTTCGATCTCATCAGTCGGGCAGTCGTCGCACACCAGGATTTCCAGGTTGCGATAGGTCTGGTTCAGCGCGCTGCCCAAGGCGTCGTAGAGGTGTTCGGTCTTGTAGGTCGGCATGACGATGCTGACCAGCGGCTGGGCATCGGCCGCCAATTGGCGCTGCGGCTTGCGAAATTCCAGCACTAACTGGCCCGGCACCGTGGCGTCCAGCCCACTCAGGTGCGGATCGCTGCTGTTGCCTTCTGCGGTGATAGCTACCGGTTCCAGGCCGACCATCTTGCAGATCCGCGTCAGCTCCTCGGCGTCGAAAGTCCAGGCATGCTGGCGCAAGGCCCTGTTCAGCCATTCGGCGCGACCGATGCCTGGCGCCTCAGGGCGTGTGCGGTTATTCAGATAGTCTTCCACCAACGCCTTCAGGTCGGAGCAGACGAGACGGATCACCCCGCCAGGCTGCAGGACTCGACGGCACTCGTGCAGCAAGCGAATACCTTGGTTACGCCCGAGTCGCTCCAGAAGATGAGCACTGTAGATTCCTGGCACCGTGCCTTGTTCCCACGGCAAAGCCTGGCCCGGCGTCCATTGCAGATCGGCCCCTGTGGGCTCCACATCGATATTGATAAAGCCTTGGCGAGGGTGATCGGCGCAACCTAGGTTCAAATAGATGGGGAGCATGGTATTCGCTTCGAAGGGTCAACAAGGGCGTAGTGCAGCAACCCCGTTATCGGCCGCGCTCTTCAAATCATGACCGTTGGTTTCGGGACATTATGCAACAGGCGTAGACCCAAATCGAGAAACCCCAATCAGCGTCGCGCAATAGGCACACTACGGCGACGTGATAGGACATTTCCTCAATTGACGTCAGCACGCCGTATAATTCTGCCCCCCGAAATCCGATGATGCTTTCTCATGAAGAAACTGCTGTACGTCGTTACCCTCGCCCTCTCTGTCATCCCTGCCGCCTTCGCCAATCCCCCCGCAACGTTTACCGAAGCCAAGATTGTCGCCAAGCAGAAAATCTTCCTCGACCAGGCAAACAGCCCAATGGGCGAACTGTACTGTGGCTGCAAATGGACCTGGGTCGGCAAGTCCGGTGGCCGGGTCGACGCCAAATCCTGCGGCTACGAAACCCGCAAAGTACAGACCCGCGCCGAACGTACCGAATGGGAGCACATAGTGCCGGCCTGGACTTTTGGCCACCAACGTAAATGCTGGCAGAACGGTGGTCGCGAGCATTGTGTCAATGAAGACCCGACCTTCCGCGCCATGGAGGCAGACCTGTTCAACCTCTATCCGTCCGTGGGTGAAGTGAACGGTGACCGCAGCAATTTCAACTACGGCATGGTTTCAGGCGTTGCGCGCCAGTATGGACAGTGCACCACCAAGGTCGACTTCCAGCAGAAAACCGCCGAGCCGCGTGACGAAGTGAAAGGCCTGGTTGCGCGTACCACGTTCTACATGTTCGACCGGTACAAATTGAGCATGTCGCGACAGCAGCAGCAGGTGCTCATGGCCTGGGATAAGCAGCACCCGGTGTCGGCGTGGGAAAAGCAGCGCAATCAGCGAATCGCCGCGATCATGGGGCATTCGAACCCCTTCGTCACCGGCGAGCGGAAATGGACGCTGGGCTACAAGCCTGCCGGGGCTATGGACGTGGTAGCTTCGGCAACCCCGAAAACGGCTGCCAGGGATATCGGCAAGCCGACCCTGGCGAGTGCGTCAACTGGCGGTGCGATCATTGGCAACCGCAACAGTCACGTGTACCACCTGGCCAGCGGTTGCCCAGGGTATAGCCAGGTCGCTCAGAAAAATCAGGTGGCATTTGGCAGTGAAGCAGAAGCGCAGAGTGCAGGTTACCGCAAGGCGGGTAACTGCAAGTAGGCGAATGGAGCGAGAGAAAATATGGCGTCCCAGGGCAGGTTCGAACTGCCAACCTTCCCCTTAGGAGGGGGATGCTCTATCCAATTGAGCTACTGAGACACAAGAACCGGCAGCGAATGCTGCGCAGCTGGACGGCGAGCATGTTAACCAGAGGGCAGCCGTTTGTCATGCATCTATCGGGCTTTTTGCACGTAGGGTTTTTCCGATGCTTGTCAAACGGACACCCCCTGCTGACGCAGCAGGTCGATCAATGTGCAGACCGCCGTGGCCAGGGAGCCGGAGTTGTCTAACACATGCACGCTGGGATCGGGACATGCCTGGAGCCTGGCACTGCGCGCCAGGCGCTGATCGATCTCTTGCGGTGCCTCCCTGCCTCTGGCAAGCAGGCGCGCGCGCAGCACCTCCGGCTTAACCTCCAGGCGCACTGCAAGCAGACCGGGATAGCGCCTACGCGCCTCGTCCAGATAGCCTCGGGAACCATTGACCAGCACTGATCGCCCTTGCGCGAGCCAAACGTCCACTTGCTTGGGTATCCCATACTCCAGACCGTTGGCTTGCCAATGCATGGCAAATTCGCCTGCCGCACGCATCGCTTCGAAGCGCTCTGGCGTGACGCTTTGCGCCGCCTCACCTGTGGCCTCTGCAGAACGTGTGATGACTCGCCGGGCAATTTCCACACCTGCGCCAGCCAGTTGCGCGCGAGCGGCCTCGATCAGGGAATCTTTTCCTGAACCAGAGGGTCCTATCAGATATATCAGGACACCTGAGGCTTTACCTTGGGAGCTTGCGTCATGTTGCATAGCCACTATGCTCTATGGAAGGAAACCTGCGCATTTTAAGGGTTTTCTCTACCCTTTGCCGCGTTTTACGGGTTTTTGACGGCAAAGGGCTGACGGTAAGGCGAGCCTGGAAATGCAAAACTTTTCCAACCAGTACTCATTTCTGATAATTGGTACTGGCAAAAAGCCTTTACCGGGATCACTATTTGTCACAGAATTGACGCCAAGGAAACGGCGACCTTGAGGCAAGATGAGCACCAAATTTTCCAGGCGGTTGAACATTTTGTCGTCGCCACGGTCGTACCAGCATCCCGTGCGGCCAATTTGTGAACCGCTTCCCCTGAACCAAAAACCGGTTAATTTATATGCGCCCAATGAAACAGGCTATTTATTCGAGCCGCACCGCTGACAAGTTCGTCGTCCGCCTGCCAGACGGAATGCGTGAGCGCATTGCCGAGGTAGCGCGCAACCATCACCGCAGCATGAACTCCGAGATCATCGCACGCCTGGAGCAGAGCCTTATCCAGGAAGGTGCGCTGGGCGACGAGCTGAGCATGCGCCTGGACAGCCCCGAGCTGTCGCTGCATGAGCGCGAGTTGTTGCAACGCTTCCGCCAGCTGTCCCACCGACAGCAGAACGCGCTGGTCGCCCTCATCGCTCACGATGTGGAAATGGCAGCCGACGCCTCCTGAGGCGCGTAGCGAGAACAAAAAAAAGCCAGCGTAAGCTGGCTTTTTTGTTGGGTTGCGCACAGGCCTTGGTCGCTCTGGCGTGCACTTCCCAATATCAAAGCAGGAACAGCGTAGCCAGCCCCAGGAAGATGAAGAACCCACCACTGTCGGTAACGGCAGTGATCATCACACTGGACCCCATGGCAGGGTCGCGCCCCAGGCGCGTCAGAGTCATCGGGATCAACACCCCCATGAGCGCGGCCAGCAGCAGGTTCAAGGTCATGGCCGCAGTCATCACCAACCCCAACGACCAGCTGTCATACAGCCAGAACGCCACAGCACCGATCACTCCACCCCAGATCAGGCCATTGAGCAGCGACACCGCCAGCTCCTTGCGCATAAGACGGCTGGTATTACCCGGCGACACTTGGTCCAACGCCATGGCGCGAACGATCATGGTAATGGTCTGGTTGCCTGAATTGCCGCCAATACCCGCTACGATCGGCATCAGCGCCGCCAGTGCCACGAGCTTCTCGATCGAACCCTCGAACAGGCCGATCACACGCGAGGCCAGAAACGCGGTTATCAGGTTGATCGCCAGCCAGGCCCAACGGTTTCGCAATGAACGCCAGACTGAGGCG from Pseudomonas putida includes the following:
- a CDS encoding class I SAM-dependent methyltransferase, which encodes MNNEQLQNEVYKLESTASDLQYAFRDKLRDMYLNSPLSDDDVLFNIGLYTRSSVLVKFIVLSDLYKRFKHIPGMICEFGTWYGHNLVLLENLRAMYEPFNKQRQIVGFDTFEGYCAPGEKDCKESGVWVENSYSTKASYKDYLNELLQVHEGNNVLGHKRGVHQLVAGDVCQTAPEFFKNNGSAIVAFAYFDMGLYEPTLAALKAIKPHLVSGSMLLMDELTWAQAPGEALAFKEVFTPSEYTLEKCELYPSKCIVTIR
- a CDS encoding endonuclease, producing the protein MKKLLYVVTLALSVIPAAFANPPATFTEAKIVAKQKIFLDQANSPMGELYCGCKWTWVGKSGGRVDAKSCGYETRKVQTRAERTEWEHIVPAWTFGHQRKCWQNGGREHCVNEDPTFRAMEADLFNLYPSVGEVNGDRSNFNYGMVSGVARQYGQCTTKVDFQQKTAEPRDEVKGLVARTTFYMFDRYKLSMSRQQQQVLMAWDKQHPVSAWEKQRNQRIAAIMGHSNPFVTGERKWTLGYKPAGAMDVVASATPKTAARDIGKPTLASASTGGAIIGNRNSHVYHLASGCPGYSQVAQKNQVAFGSEAEAQSAGYRKAGNCK
- a CDS encoding class I SAM-dependent methyltransferase, coding for MSRDLNTEYQDTENRLYAYDFDYIHRDYMLKALNGQFRPGNALEMGCYHGEFTKKLLQVFDDVTVLEGATDLIEVARKNVADARATFILGRFEDTTLERRFDNIFLIHTLEHLTEPQPVLKRIREWLAPGGRLFIVVPNANAASRQIAVGMGLIDFNAAVTDGERKHGHRCTYSLDTLEHEALQAGFQVTQRGGILFKPMANFQFDAALRAGIIDQAFFEGCYKMGMKYPDLTASIYVVCQA
- a CDS encoding DegT/DnrJ/EryC1/StrS family aminotransferase, with the translated sequence MNGRPPVFVTQPALPELEAFMPYLREIWDSRMLTNGAAMHQRLEAALCAYLGVEHISLFCNGTQALITALQAAGLSGEVITTPYSFVATAHSLLWNNLTPVFVDIDPHTLNLDPARIEAAITDKTTAILPVHCYGHPCDVEAISAIAERHGLQVIYDAAHAFGVEDANGSLLRHGDLVTLSFHATKVFSTFEGGAVICRDEATKRRIDQLKNFGLSPDGSTVELTGTNGKLSEIHAAFGLLQLEGVDEALGKRRLIDQRYREGLAGIAGIRCIEGRGEAVANHAYFPILVGPEFALGRDVLFSHLAAHNIHGRRYFQPLISGLPMYRGYPSSSADNLPVAHQVVEQVICLPIYPDLDFGTVDFIIGLIAGAGA
- a CDS encoding Arc family DNA-binding protein, with product MRPMKQAIYSSRTADKFVVRLPDGMRERIAEVARNHHRSMNSEIIARLEQSLIQEGALGDELSMRLDSPELSLHERELLQRFRQLSHRQQNALVALIAHDVEMAADAS
- a CDS encoding WbqC family protein, with the translated sequence MQPYLFPYIGYWQLLKAADCFVVYDDVNFITRGWINRNRILINGAPGLITLPLLQASQNRKINEIEIAPAAQWQRRMLRSVEMAYRKAPCFDQVFPVVERILAHEDNNLAGFLSHQIQVLANFMGQTTRLVTSSQVYGNAQLTAQARILDICRHEGATCYINAQGGRALYEPDRFADVNIDLRFIGMRVLAYRQRCEGFTPYLSIIDALMEVGAEGIGPHLAAYDYL
- a CDS encoding glycosyltransferase; translation: MLPIYLNLGCADHPRQGFINIDVEPTGADLQWTPGQALPWEQGTVPGIYSAHLLERLGRNQGIRLLHECRRVLQPGGVIRLVCSDLKALVEDYLNNRTRPEAPGIGRAEWLNRALRQHAWTFDAEELTRICKMVGLEPVAITAEGNSSDPHLSGLDATVPGQLVLEFRKPQRQLAADAQPLVSIVMPTYKTEHLYDALGSALNQTYRNLEILVCDDCPTDEIERICADLSQDDPRVRYVRNPDAGKDIGRLNHVLCLKEARGEFIKFLNDDDLLELECVERMLDSFRSYPDVTLVTSKRQRIDQYGEPLADIAATQAPVADDAMIEGLSLGTALMQSQINFVGEPSTVMFRRADMLEITPDFMSVDEQPIAWASDVAIFLNLALRGNTVYLVQPLSSFRIHGEQCQVLYGAAAQGESRRCWAIMRDFWARHEFDKAL
- the phnN gene encoding phosphonate metabolism protein/1,5-bisphosphokinase (PRPP-forming) PhnN, with protein sequence MQHDASSQGKASGVLIYLIGPSGSGKDSLIEAARAQLAGAGVEIARRVITRSAEATGEAAQSVTPERFEAMRAAGEFAMHWQANGLEYGIPKQVDVWLAQGRSVLVNGSRGYLDEARRRYPGLLAVRLEVKPEVLRARLLARGREAPQEIDQRLARSARLQACPDPSVHVLDNSGSLATAVCTLIDLLRQQGVSV
- a CDS encoding phytanoyl-CoA dioxygenase family protein → MISSEVFDRRMAEQGWVIFESAIPIAIVEQMREDIHKAYAICRDYQIKNGIDQDTSNTVHHLIGQFDSFLDCLKAYPIYAFIERYFGGQFILNSYGGAINTRDSQSYAQRVHRDIRSFSGDMPLLLNTLVMLDDFTAANGATWMLSGSHKAEAKPTDDYFMAHAEQAIAPAGSILMFNSNVWHAGGSNVTDQVRRSVTPMFSKPFIKQQFDYPRALGYDLGPNLDPMMRQVIGYNARVPATLDEWYQPPARRMYHSNQG